The Hypomesus transpacificus isolate Combined female unplaced genomic scaffold, fHypTra1 scaffold_30, whole genome shotgun sequence genome segment AAAATAAAATGCACATCTATGATTTCATTTTCAGTCCGAGTGAACAAATGGACAGCTTTCTCCCCGCCGCCCGTGGCCACACTGTGAGGAAAAACAAACTCATATTGAGGGAGATCAAACGTCTGTTTTTACTTAAGTACTtataaactaaaaaaaaaaaaaaaacataacagtACCCAACATATGCATCACTTTTTGAATAAACGATGGGGAATGAAGATCTTTCTCAACAAACAGCCCACAAGACATTCCTCGTGTGCGTTCGACGCTCTCATTTCCTGTGTTTTTTCCGGTGTGTGGCCGTGCAGTCACCGTCTTAAAAGCTTTTTGAGAGGGGAAAACAAAGatgacacacttcaaagtgTAGCTTAGACACGACACAGTTCAGTACATACGGAACACAGAAATTTGGGCACCAATTCGTTATATACATTAGAGCTGAAGTGTTCTGTAAAGGCATCCATTTTGTTAAATGTACTCTTAACTTCTCCTATTTTTGTGAGTCTACCCCTGACGGGTCAACGCGACTTCCTCTTTCTCAGTCCCTTGACTGTTGTGGAGGGTCACTGCGAATCCTGGGTCACTGTCATGGGCATGAACAATCTGTGAGTCCGACTTGTGAGAGAAGGACCTCCGGTCCTAAGACATCGGCAGCCACATCCAGAGCAAGGGCAGGACGAACCAGCCTAGCACCTGCAACGTCGACCCACCCCCTCTCAGACAGTGAGCGTCCGATTTGGGCTTTTTGACgcacttcttcttcttcttggatGGGGCTGTAGAAGGTTCAAGGTTGTTCAGCAGTTCTGGGTTCAGCTGATCCAGGTCGTTGGACAAAGTCCCCAGCGGCCCGTCGTTCAAACTCTGCTTGTTCCGGGTCTCGTTTTTCGTCCTCTCCGCCTCCCGGAATTTGGTCTTGGATatgttctccttctccttcagggGGTTATTGGTGATCTGGCGGCTGTTGTAGGACGACGGGTCGGGAAATAGCTTTTCcggagaggatggaggacttGTCGTTGTCGGGAAGACAACACCTGGGAAGGGACTCTCCCAGGGGGTCATCTGTCTTGGAGCTAAACAGGTGGGTGTGGACCCGAGGTGTTTCCACGCAGCCCTCCAGGTCGCTGCTCTTCAGGCGTTTCAGGTCCTTCCCTGCCAGGACGGCGGGAACCGTCGCACTCCAGCTCGGAGCTCGAACCCTTGAAGCGCTTGAACCAGTCCCACAGGGTCTTGGCCCGGCAGTCGCAGACCCACTGGTTCCCGTTGAGGCGCAGGTACTGCAGCGACACCAGCGGCTCCATGGTCTCCCCCGTCAGCACGGTCAGGTTGTTGTAGAACAGAAACAGAGTGGTGAGCTTGCCCAGGTCGCTGAAAGCCCTCGGCTGAACGTGGACCACCCAGTTCTGGTGGAGCAACAGCCGGTCCAGGCTGACCAGGCCTCTCAGCATGTGCTCCGACACCGTCTTGATCTTGTTGTTGTGCAGGAAGAGATACGTGAGGTTGGCCAGGTCCATGAAAGTGTCGTTGTGCAGCGCCAGCAGGTTGTTGTCCTGCAGGTAAAGGTACTGGAGGGAGAAAAGCCCCCGGAACACCCCGACAGAGAGCTCCGAAAGGCCGCACCGATGCAGGTGCAGCGTGTGCAGCTTGTTCAAGCCCCGGAAAGCCATGGGACTGATGATACGCAGGTTGTTATTGTCCCCGATATCCAGTTCCTCGAGTCTCTCCATCCCATAGAAGGCCCCGGCCTCGATGTGGCTGATGTTGTTGGAGTACAGCCAGAGAACGGTGAGGTTGTGGCAGGAGCTGAAGCTGGTGGACCTGACCACCGTCAGTTTGTTGCTCTGAAGGAATATCCGCTGGCTCCGTACGGGAAATCTCGGTGGGGATGGATGACAGTCCTTGCTGCTGGCAGGCCACCGTGGGCCTCGGCTCGCTGTAGCACACACATCTGGCAGGGCAGCCGTGTGCCTGAGGCACCAGGTTTAACCACACCACCAGGAACAGGAGTCGACTCCctggagagcgagagacaatgagagagagagagagagaggagagagaggagagagagagagagagagatagagagagagagagagagagagagagagagagagagagcagtaggAAGGAAGCAGGGGAGTTGGATCAGTTTGGAGCTTAATCATAATTCTAAACAATAGAACAGAACTAGGTCATCAATAAGTGAAATCTAAATCTTCCAGTGAGAAATTGCAAAGGCAAACTCGAAATGACTCCCGATCAAAGATTTGTTCGCCAGATGACTCACGAGCGCGAGGGGAATCGGAGGTTCAGTCCCAGAGGTGGGGAACGAAAAGGGAATGTTGTCTTTTGAAGTgggaagagaagggaagaaCCCTTCAGCAGGTGTGTCCCCCACCTTTCATGCTACATTAACATCTCTAAATGTCTTCACCAACTTTTAGAGGTTTGTAACCGTGTGGTCCCTGCCACAGGaacaaacgttttttttggtGTGACTTTATGTTCAAGATATTCTTTTGGCAATGGATGGTTTTATTGGACTGAGATGgttacagagagacaggaaatgaatgggagaaaagagagggggattcaaacccaggccaCGACGTTAGGGCCTCAGCCCACGTGGTACACTCACTACTCAGTGAGCTACGGGGGCGCCCCCGGAAACAAAGTGTTGACCCCTCGTgaaaaccccccccacccttttcGGAAACGACACATCTTTGATGAAGTGCATTCCTGTCAATAAACCGTTCCGTAAGACGAGCTTTCGTCTCCATGAAGAGACAGCAATACCCACAAGCCTGGTCTGGTGTAGCCCTGTGCCAAGCCCGGAGAGGACCTTCTCTTTACTGGTGATGCAGTGTGTCTTTAAAGAGAGACCCCGTTGCTGCTAATGTGTGCTTGGGGAGCCTTCTCAAGGCTGCATCAGCGCATCCCAAGGACCACGGGAGACGCTTCATTAAATATGGGTGGGCAGCTTTTATGCCGAATTAGCCGTCTCAAAATAGAGTGGATAATTGAGACTTTTTTTCAGGTCGGATATTTGGGCTTGCAGGGGGTAGACAGGCTGGGTTTTCTggctggggaggtgggggtacTTCAGGCCATGACAGGAAGGCTTTTGCAAGAGCAGTGTCGAGATGACTGGAGCAGGAAGCGCTTTCTCTGTAAGACGCATCATCGTTCATCCCGAGTCCCTGCGGTTACAAAGCCTAATGTGCTCTTGTCAATAATTGCTGCAAACATCGTTGTTTAAGTGATCTACAGTTGAGGCGTGACAAGCCCTGTGTTTTTACGTGGTAATCAATATTCTTCACCCTGCACGGAAGGTGTTGGAGCGATTCGCGAGACGTGCAAGCCCATTGGACTAATTCCTCAAAGATTGAGCGTGTCAAGCGTCTCGTCAGAAATGTAGCACTCCCCGTCGAGAAGCGGATACTGTCGACCAAATCTTCTCCGACCTTCTCTGGAGAGAGGGGTTTCCAACCCCAGCTGCCAGGGGCGTGAGAGGAATCCCACACCAGCCATTGCGACAGGTAGTGCAGTACTGGGAAATGCACGAGGTTTacccttccctcttcctcctgtctccctccccctctttctctcctctccctcccctcttcctcccatctccctcttcccttccttccctccctctctctgtcgctcatttccctctcgcccccccccgccGTGTGGTGGTGAAAGCTCATCTCTGGACCCTATTATCGGGGGCTCTTGCGTGGCCTGACAGCGGCCCTCTGCTTCACTTTCCCTCCAATCTTCCTCCTCAGCCGTCAGGACTCCGCCGCCGGAAAGCTGTCAAGACTTCTGCTTTTTTTTTCTGCATCGCAgcacttttttccccctcagcCCCTGCCTAACAATAGCAAAATTTTTCACCGCATAACACGCTTCGTGGTCTCTCCACGGCTGCTttactcttttctctccctccctctctgttcatTAAGGGGCTATTTCCACCCCACGCGTTGTATGTTGAAGCGCCTGTTTCTGAGCTCTGGGCATAATGTTGCTTGTCTTCGTTAGCATCTGGTGAATGACCAGTCGAAGCCACTCAAATTACATCAGGTTTGAACCAATTATTTTTTGCCCGCTGACTGGTTCTGTATTTAGTGCCGTATCAATTACCTAGCCATGAAACCTGTCACTACGTATTAACTATGTGAAGCCAGCCTCCCTGTTGTGTTGAACCCTGTGTGCGTGCTTTGAACTGGGATCACTCAAGTCCAACTGTTTTCTTCTGTTGTTCAAAGTGACTCGTGACCAACTTCAGAGCTGTCAAAAGCAGGTCTTATAACTAACTACAGGACAGATAGTTCTGCTAGTTCAACCCTTAACACTATCATATGGTCCACGTGTGTTAAAGACTCTTCATAGCATATTTCGGACAAATCTGAAACCGTTTTGTTGATGGTACTTGTATCTGATTAAATAGTGTACACGTGCTGTTGCTCATTGGTGCAAAACGTCCATATCCCATCCTACGACATGCAGCACAAAAGCGACATGTCTTAAAACATCATGCCAACTCGAAAACCCTTTATCACCCACATCTTCTCTGTGGTATCCCAGTCCTTAGTTGCCAGCTAGAATCGAGTTTCAGACAATGCCGTCTCCTTCGAAAAAACACATCTGTTATTAGACAACGGTCATATCCACTCTTGGAACTGACAAGCACTCTTTTGTGGGTCCTGGCAGTCCTAATCCCCAACCCTTTTCAACCCTCTCAGCCCTGTGAAAGCCCATTGACTGAGGCACTTTCTCTGCTTGTTTGACAAGCACGACACAAACCCTCACAAAAGGAAACGGAGAGGACACGCACGCCCGGCCGTGCGTCGACGAACAGCCGACCCGAGGACggcctctctctcgttctcctaaTTGAAATATTTGCGTGAACAAAGCACTTGTGAAAATACAGGAGTGCGCGCGGGGGAGCGTCGAGGTTTGTTTGTGTAGCCCACCAGTGCGTGACAGATGCCGACTCCCGGCTCATCTGCATGTTCCTCGGGCAAGCCGGGAAAGGGAAGGCAGCATCGATTCGGCTTCATCCACCCGGCTGTGACAGAGGCGCACGAATCTGGCGCTCCCAGAAAACAGAGGGCAGGCTGAAACAGGAGCTCAGGACGTGCTGTAATTCATCACCGGAGCTTTGCTATGCGAGGGCCCGGGATTGGGTGAGGCTGACACGCGAAGGCCCGGGATTGGATGAGACTGACACGCGAGGGCCCGGGATTGGGTGAGGCTGACAGGAAGGGTTATTCTCCAGCCCAGATAGGAAGGGGAAGCCTCTGTCAGGAGAAAACCACATGCTGCTCGGCGGGAGGTTCTCCAACAGCACTCTGCATTCTGCCGCGTTCTTCTCGCCTGCTCTGTATGTGTGCCCCGATCGGGGCGCGTcgcggtgtgtgtctgttgtggaGTGCCTTCGCGCATACCAAGACGCGGTGGTGGAGGATGGATCGCCTGCCGTCTATTGGGCTTTCGCAAACAGCCTGTTTCCAGACGCTGTCAAAGCGGATGCTCTCCTCACGCTCCTGAGTACAGTGAGGTGGTGCGAAGCCCGCCCGTTCGGCTGCGACCAGCTGCCCGCCGACAAACATGACTCAATGAGGATATTCATCACACGCTCCGGCCAAATGTTCACACAGGGCAGGGAGAGCAACAGAAGCGGAGGAGCGGACACCACTGGCAGATGCAGAGGGGCTGGGGTGGTCAATGAGAATGGGAGCATTTGATCAAAGTGGGGTCAAGCTGTGGGTGTGGGTTGGTTGGGCTCCAGCCTATCAGAGGGACAGGGCcggggtgtgtgttggtggggtcCAGCCGATCGGAGGGGCAGACCAGGTTGTGTGTTTCATGgggtccagccaatcagagggggCAGACTGGCTCGTGTCTGACACATATCTAATGCTGCCCTGCAGATGGCTCATGAATAACAGAGGgtaggctgggagagagagagagagagagaggagagagaggagagagagagagagagagaggaagagagagagagagagagagagagagagagagagaaagagagagagagagagggagagacgaagGCGGAGAAAGGGCGAGAGGGgacagggaaagggagggaggaggaggaagggagagatagagggaaagggggggaaggaggggaaggagggagagcaggaggaagagagcgaggggaTGTGTGCACACGCGTCCAGAAATTTAGatgtgtttatttgtatttttggggagagagagaaacaaagcgtgaggtgtgtgtgtgtgtgtgtgcccatccCCAACAACTTCATCCGCACAGCAGCAAAAGGCATCTGTCATCTGTCAGAACGACATGACTTAACAAGGAGGCAACATAGCTACCGAAGACAAGCCTAGCGGGGGACAGAACACTGAGAGAAGCTTCACACCATGAGTCCAGGGCCACAAAACGAAGCCTCGTCACCATCCCGTGGTATTCATCGCCTGGCAACCAGCCAAACAGGCCCACTTGAAGAGATAGCTCACGAAACTCTGGAGGTGTCTGAGGTGAATGTTGTCTGCCCGGGCCTCACCTCTTCCCCCAGCAACCCACCTCACCGCGACGGCTCTCATGCGGAAACTGTGTCAATAACGTGGGGCTCAGCTGAGAGGAGGACAACGTCCAACAGCGCTCTCCTCAAACCACCAGAGGAGGAGTGCCCTACTTTGGGCTCGTATCGCGGGGGTTAGCCCCTAGCTCCGTTGCGTTGTGTCGGCATACGCGGAGCCTGCGGCAGAGAGACGGCGGATGGAAGCTTCCAAAAGGGCGACTTCCTTCAGCTTCGCGGCCCACAGCACAGCTGTTGGCATCTGCTCCGGAAGGGGCTCCTCGGCATGGTAATGGCTGTTGAAGCCATCATGTTTAGAGCGTTAGGAGATaacccccttacacacacacacacacacacacacctccccccccccctctcctcagcagGCCTTAAACTGAATCACATCCTCCCTTTTATGAGCAATAAAGCTCTGTTTGAAATTGAAGAGGCTGATAACACTCTCGGAAAAGGCATTATTCTAGTATGAATGGAAATGAGGCATGACGAACCACCACAGATACCAGTGTTGAACTGGACAAAGCTTCGCAACCGCTATAGAGATAGCGGTGTTGTTCTGTCCAAAGCTTCACAACAACCAGAGAGAAACCAGTGTTGTCTTGGACAGAGCTTCATGACAACCGCAGATATACCATTGTTGTTCTGTACGAAGCTTCATGACAACCACAGAGATACCATTGCTGTTCTGTACGAAGCTTCATGACAACCACAGAGATACCATTGCTGTTCTGTACGAAGCTTCATGACAACCACAGAGATGCCATTGCTGTTCTGTACGAACCCTTCACAACCCCCATAGAAATGCCAATGCTGTACAGAGATCCAGTGTAGCTAGGACTGCCTCATTGAAACAGAACAGCTTGCACCATAGACAACATCCACTGACAGCCAACACTTACACAGTCTGCTTGCCTGGACATTCACACTTGGCTGTCTGAGTAGCGATTTTAGCACCCAATGTGTCTGGCACAGCACCAAGTGGTGGTTTCTTCCTTCTGGTTTTTAGGTTTGTTTACGTGGGTGTGATGGAACCTCTCAGTGTTCTTCAGACTGAAAGACCTGTTCTGGGACCTTTAAAATTATCTACTCAAAGCCTTCTGACAGGATCATTACTACATTGTGTCtcccagcctgccagcctggctTGTTCTGCTTGCATTCCAGAGTCCAGTCAAGATAAACTCTTGTTTCCCTGCAAGTTTCCATTTGAGAAAAATGCATCGAACCAGCAGTTCCAACAGCTCAATTGTCAGCAGCTAGACTCAATTCCAGAAGGCAGCCGTCGAGGGATTCGTGCTGAAACGGTGTTTGTTTCAGAACTCGGAGGATTTCGTATTTCTGTGAAatcgttttgtgtttttttggttGCAATTTCCGTCTCGATCTGGAGCTCGTCTAGCTTTAACCATGAACCTGGGCTTCACTTTGCACACTTTCCTCCACAGCCTATCCACAACTGAGCATCTGCTACAGGATTCACCCACATCTTCTGACGAGCGTGCCAACAACTTGCTCTGACTGCCACCGCAGGACAAGCCGTCATCGGCGTCTCTCTCATCGGCTTAACGTGTCACCCGACACCTTCCCCTGCGCTGCGCTCGGATGCTACCCAGGCGCTAGCACGTCAGCCCCGCATCGACGCAGACCCTGTGATTGACGAGGCCCCATGAGGTGAACCTCAACTTGTGACCTTAACAAGCTCTGCAGCAAGTCACACAGATTTTTCAGTCATGCCTCGCTGCAACCCGTTAATCTTGTTCTGGAAAGTGCAACTTTAGAAGCTTTCTTTTTCACTTTGACTCACACCGCCATGGATATTAATGTTCCTTAACTTCACATATTTGAATACCCCATCATCCCTAATCACACATTGGCCAAACTCAGGCCCTCTGTTCCTCAGCTGCCAGCCTCCAGGTTCTCCTCAGGCCTGATGATGGCCGTAAATATACATTCTCACCTTGACTCTCGTCATGGCATGACTCATCGCTAATGGCAAACACAAGCTCAGGCACCAACAACAGCCGTCTGCACAAATCCCTGAACAATCACCGCAGAGAAACAGGGAGGCCCCGGGGAGCAAAGCTTGAGAGTAAGCCGGAGCTGGATTAGACCCATCATCACGGGCCACGTTTTAACTAATTCAGAGCAGCTTCTCCTACGGATTGGTCTATTTTCAAAGTATGGGTACCCTGGAGACACATTGACCTGAAAAAGAcaaacctctctcctcccttctcctttcaTCTCAGGAGTCACCCAATGCAGGCTGGCATGCTAGCATGGGTCTGGTTCCACTATTGTGCCCAACACTGCAGGCTAGCACGTTAGCATAGGCCTGGTTCCAACACTGTACCCAACACTGCAGGCTAGCACGTTAGCATGGGGCTGGTTCCAACACTGTACCCAACACTGCAGGCTAGCACGTTAGCATGGGGCTGGTTCTAACACTGTACCTAACACTGCAGGCTAGCACATTAGCATGGGCCTGGTTCCATCATTGTGCCCAACACTGCAGGCTGGCATGTTAGCATGGGATTTGGTAGTGATATCTATTTTGTAcatatgtctgtgtgcatgtgtgtgtgtgtgtgtgtgtgtgtattctgaaCCTTACCCCTTTGTATCCCCCCTGCCAGACTACAGCATGCTGGGTAATACACAAGCAAGAGAACCTCTAATTGTGCCATTAGTATGATACTTGTATCTCAGTCTCTTGTACAGTTTGAAACTTGACAGCAGGACTGTTATCCTTGTTACTATCTATTCAAATCTATTTCATATCTTCTATTGTTAATTTGTCACTTGTGTCCCTGTATTTTATACTTTTTGTACTAGCCTGTTGTTGTTCTTGCACTATTTCAACGCATCATCAGATGCAATCTTGCAATGCATCATCAGAAGCAAATCCCTTGTCTGGGAACACTTGCTTGGCAACACAACCGGATTTGGATTCTGCCAAATCTTTATTACCGTATGAAACCCTTTCTACTTCTGAGGAGGCATGGAGGAACAGGCCTCCCAGCGCGCCAGAGCGTTTTTGAGACATCTACGGAGGGATGAAACAGGAGACACTTGGAGAGTGGATGTCAAATAAATccaagtgacagagagagacatccgaggatggagggagagaaaaaggaagatgacagagagcgagaaggagggagagagagataaagagcaatagagagagagacagagagagagagcaatagagagaggaagagcgaggagagagagaaagagagagataaagagcaatcgagagagagacaaagagaggagcaATAGAGTgaggaagagcgagagagagagaaagagagacagagtaatagagagagagagagagagagagagaaagagaggttgggggaggagagatgcatTTGGAGCGACCCCTCTCTGCATGCCTGTCTCTGGTAGGGATGCACGCGGGCCACGGTGGGTGCCGACTCCCAAACTGGAGTTCACTCAGCCTGCGTGTGAGTGGCATCCAGAGAGGGAGGCCGACGTCACAGCCATCTGCTCACCCTTTCTGATGTCGACCACTGTCAGATCCTGGAAGCCAGCAATGACAATGCAAAGCACCAAGCTGGCTCACGGGAGCCTCCGCAAGCACTGCAGGTGAGAGGCATACGGAGAGGGCAGGGACCAGGGTGGAGGGGCGAGGCCGAGGCCAAGGtgggggccagggaggaggctgaggctggggaaaGGAGCCAGACCTGAGGTACGTGTGCGGAGAGAAGGCCCCTCGCACGATGCGCTCACGGAAAGGCTACGGTTCCTTTTTCCCCCTCGACAGAGAAAGTCAGGGAGAAAGATGCAAAGGCTGCTTGTTTAATGAGCCCACTCTGGAGAAGTTATTGTAGCTAGCCACCGCTGCGCTTTGGGATGAATAGAAaaagggagtgaaggaggggaagggagagagataagtgggatggagggagggaggggagggagagggagggagggccttGTGCATTATTTACCACCGACTTG includes the following:
- the rtn4r gene encoding LOW QUALITY PROTEIN: reticulon-4 receptor (The sequence of the model RefSeq protein was modified relative to this genomic sequence to represent the inferred CDS: deleted 3 bases in 3 codons), which produces MWNRDKCGAHLRRNEGSVDSTEVELRCVAKIARADPHPIAQDVSPRSAATHYWILMSYQMAASQKIFHELAVSSTHRISQNAPLSQAASASSLAPTLASASPLHPGPCPLRMPLTCSACGGSRSRLLFLVVWLNLVPQAHGCPARCVCYSEPRPTVACQQQGLSSIPTEIPVRSQRIFLQSNKLTVVRSTSFSSCHNLTVLWLYSNNISHIEAGAFYGMERLEELDIGDNNNLRIISPMAFRGLNKLHTLHLHRCGLSELSVGVFRGLFSLQYLYLQDNNLLALHNDTFMDLANLTYLFLHNNKIKTVSEHMLRGLVSLDRLLLHQNWVVHVQPRAFSDLGKLTTLFLFYNNLTVLTGETMEPLVSLQYLRLNGNQWVCDCRAKTLWDWFKRFKGSSSELECDVPAVLAGKDLKRLKSSDLEGCVETPRVHTHLFSSKTDDPLGESLPRCCLPDNDKSSILSGKAIPDPSSYNSRQITNNPLKEKENISKTKFREAERTKNETRNKQSLNDGPLGTLSNDLDQLNPELLNNLEPSTAPSKKKKKCVKKPKSDAHCLRGGGSTLQVLGWFVLPLLWMWLPMS